The genome window GCCTTTTAAATCATCAAAAAGCTCTAATGCAAATGAATTGGAATCTGCTTGAGGGCTAACACCCTTTTGAACAAATACTAGGAATTCATCAATCGCTTTTTTTGATCCTTCTACTTCAACTTCAATTTGTTCTTGATCATTTAGTTTACAATATCCTTTTAATCCTAGTTCAATCGCTTTTTGTTTAATGAAAAAACGGTAGCCTGTCCCATAAATATCTCCGAAAAATTTAATTAGCGCTCGCTTGTTCAAGCTAAAACCTCCTACTAGTTAAGGGGGAAGAGCCCTCCTTTGTGCTTAGTGCATGACACGTTCTTTTTCTAAATACGCAATTAAGTTATTGATAAAGTAGAGAACCTGCTTAGAAGCTTGATCTACTTCTTTTAAATGAACTTCAGCCTGTTGAATATTTCCAATCTTATAAGCCTCCGCTGCTAACTTCGCCGATTCATGAACACGTAAATGATAGGCGTCTAATTCACGATAATCCTGCAAGTGTCCGAAACGTTCCATAGAACGAGCAGCTGTATACCATTTACCGAGACGACATTCTGTATGAGAAGAAACATCACTTGGTTCGACGCTTTCAAGACCGAGGAACATATTATAAATGCGCCATTTCCATAAAATATGATCTGCCTTCGATAGTTGTAAAAGCGCTATAGAAGAAAGCTGAACATTGTTATTCGCAATAATGTCATTTCGGAAACGATTAATTTCTTTCCCTAATGCATGAATATCGCTAGAAGTGTTATGGCTATAGTCGCGAATATCATCTTGAAGGTTAGAAATTTCAATCATTCTTGCAGATACTTCATCGATAGCTGCTGCCTGCTCCTGTGAAATCGCAGCCGTATTTGTGACATCCATATTAATACCTTCAATGGCAGTAACAATTGCGTTTAATAATGGTAATGACTCTTTAGCTTCTACTGTAGCATCTTTAATAATCACTGTCGTTTCCGTAATCGAGTTTGACACTTCGTTTGAATAGCTCTTTAAATGATGTACATTTGCAGATACCTCGGTAAGTGCTGATACAGTTCCTTCAGCAAGTTTTCGAACTTCCTGTGCAACTACAGCAAAGCCTTTACCATGTTCACCTGCACGAGCCGCCTCAATAGAAGCGTTCAAAGCAAGTAAATTCGTTTGATCGGCAATTTGATTTATTAAGGTTACAACATGTTCGATATCATTTACCCGCTTTTGTAATTCTGAAAAGGATTCAACAATCGTTGTAAATGTCTCTTCTGTTTTAAAGATTTCAGAAAGGGCATGCTCAATTGCATTTTTTCCTTGTACAGCGTGATCAACAGATTCAGTTGTTTTCTCAGAAATACGGGAAGACATTCGAGCAACCTCATTAATAGAAGCGGCAATTTCTTCAGTTGCTGCGGTAGAGGATTGGATTTCTTCATTTTGTTTATCCAAGCTAAATACTAAATCTTTCATGTACATGATTTTTGCGTTGACATCCATCAAAGAGGAAACTTCAGCAACTACATTTTCAATAATACGTTCCGTTAATACTTCAACAAGTAATTCCTGATCAACATTGACTGCAGATTGAAAAGATTTCATGTATTCAAAAGCTTTATTAGGTTTTAAACCGAAATTATGTAAAATATAAGTTGTTATGTAAAATGCAAACTGATTGAAAACAACAATTAATTTACCTGGCTCGTATTGATTTTTTCTGAATAAATTGAAAAATTTAACGGTTTCATCCACATATTCATCATCACGAGTAGCTAAGAAAAATTGAGTTA of Lysinibacillus agricola contains these proteins:
- a CDS encoding globin-coupled sensor protein, with translation MFSSIRPKAELDELLRRGTNLNATGRFNKTLAFNHFNSQDEENLKTLYNKLKDITPSMNAIFNNYLSEISLSSQLTISEENINRYLTQFFLATRDDEYVDETVKFFNLFRKNQYEPGKLIVVFNQFAFYITTYILHNFGLKPNKAFEYMKSFQSAVNVDQELLVEVLTERIIENVVAEVSSLMDVNAKIMYMKDLVFSLDKQNEEIQSSTAATEEIAASINEVARMSSRISEKTTESVDHAVQGKNAIEHALSEIFKTEETFTTIVESFSELQKRVNDIEHVVTLINQIADQTNLLALNASIEAARAGEHGKGFAVVAQEVRKLAEGTVSALTEVSANVHHLKSYSNEVSNSITETTVIIKDATVEAKESLPLLNAIVTAIEGINMDVTNTAAISQEQAAAIDEVSARMIEISNLQDDIRDYSHNTSSDIHALGKEINRFRNDIIANNNVQLSSIALLQLSKADHILWKWRIYNMFLGLESVEPSDVSSHTECRLGKWYTAARSMERFGHLQDYRELDAYHLRVHESAKLAAEAYKIGNIQQAEVHLKEVDQASKQVLYFINNLIAYLEKERVMH
- a CDS encoding acylphosphatase, which encodes MNKRALIKFFGDIYGTGYRFFIKQKAIELGLKGYCKLNDQEQIEVEVEGSKKAIDEFLVFVQKGVSPQADSNSFALELFDDLKGYVRMESDIV